A single region of the Solwaraspora sp. WMMD791 genome encodes:
- a CDS encoding DUF6401 family natural product biosynthesis protein — protein sequence MRAAPAARRSARSTLQDLHAALGDHGLRAAADCPGLLAELDQHGAAVRDRLWADLRPLHPVTLARYAQGVRDAAVESGWHPPVGATTDWSRADWVTLRLVAVCQLAADCHS from the coding sequence CTGCGTGCCGCACCGGCGGCCCGGCGCTCGGCTCGCAGCACGCTGCAGGATCTGCACGCCGCCCTCGGCGATCACGGTCTGCGCGCCGCTGCTGACTGCCCCGGCCTACTGGCCGAGCTGGACCAGCACGGCGCGGCGGTGCGGGACCGGCTCTGGGCGGACCTGCGCCCGCTGCACCCGGTGACCCTGGCCCGGTACGCGCAGGGCGTGCGCGACGCGGCGGTCGAGTCCGGCTGGCACCCACCGGTCGGAGCGACGACGGACTGGAGCCGCGCCGACTGGGTGACGCTGCGGCTGGTGGCCGTCTGCCAGCTCGCCGCCGACTGCCACAGCTGA
- a CDS encoding YihY/virulence factor BrkB family protein, producing MKSTADTVETDPRRPVRLRELTPATWRTVLVGSGRKFMADNCLDWAAALTYYGVLALFPSLIVVVALVGLVSDGERTVGTVVDLADDVGAGAVVGNEGFVTIVDEVVNQQSSAGVLLSFGLLAALWSASGYVRAFTRAANAIYGVSEGRPFYRLQPQQLGLTAAGLVLVALVATMLIVSGPVADAVGDLLGLGQAPRTAWDLVKWPVLVAIMTLLLTLLFWVAPNVRQPRFRWLAVGGVVTLLLWAVASAGFGTYVAYFGSYDVTYGSLGAVIAFLVWLYLANLAVMLGVEINAGVQRGRAVQAGNPDPADPVLPPRTPAG from the coding sequence ATGAAGTCCACCGCCGACACCGTCGAGACCGACCCCCGACGTCCGGTACGGCTCCGCGAGCTGACCCCCGCCACCTGGCGGACGGTCCTCGTCGGCAGTGGTCGCAAGTTCATGGCCGACAACTGCCTGGACTGGGCCGCCGCGCTGACCTACTACGGGGTTCTCGCGCTGTTCCCGTCCCTGATCGTCGTCGTCGCGCTGGTCGGGCTGGTCTCCGACGGAGAGCGGACCGTCGGCACGGTGGTCGACCTGGCCGACGACGTCGGCGCCGGTGCCGTGGTCGGTAACGAAGGGTTCGTCACCATCGTCGACGAGGTGGTGAACCAGCAGAGTTCGGCCGGGGTGCTGCTCAGTTTCGGCCTGCTGGCGGCTCTGTGGTCGGCGTCGGGCTACGTACGGGCGTTCACCCGGGCCGCCAACGCGATCTACGGCGTGTCCGAGGGCCGGCCGTTCTACCGGTTGCAGCCGCAGCAGCTCGGGCTGACCGCCGCCGGCCTGGTGCTGGTCGCGCTGGTCGCCACGATGCTGATCGTCAGTGGACCGGTCGCCGACGCCGTCGGTGACCTGCTCGGCCTGGGTCAGGCGCCCCGCACGGCGTGGGACCTGGTCAAGTGGCCGGTGCTGGTCGCGATCATGACCCTGCTGCTGACGCTGCTGTTCTGGGTGGCCCCCAACGTGCGGCAACCGAGATTCCGGTGGCTGGCGGTCGGCGGTGTGGTGACGCTGCTGCTGTGGGCGGTCGCGTCGGCCGGCTTCGGCACCTACGTGGCGTACTTCGGCTCGTACGACGTCACCTACGGCAGCCTCGGCGCGGTGATCGCGTTCCTGGTCTGGCTCTACCTGGCCAACCTGGCCGTGATGCTCGGAGTCGAGATCAATGCGGGGGTACAGCGCGGCAGAGCCGTCCAGGCCGGCAACCCCGACCCGGCCGATCCGGTTCTGCCACCGCGGACACCGGCCGGCTGA
- a CDS encoding SpoIIE family protein phosphatase translates to MAGSTGRTRGTPTGVPAARSAVAPGPPVPVAPLTNGPKLAQRHDWAQTPLGPTDGWDPAVRATVDLLLASPVPMALVYGDDFLMIYNDAYADLLGDKHPHAFGQPAAEVFADSWHQPGVGDVVERVYRTGEPFLESETVAPFVADTDGTGGTTAYTRGYSAVRDSHGTIIGMLSVATETGAITHRLQSLSELTAALAGTLTLDDVARVALRYGLASFEIDQVTLGIDDGGGWRVVRRVRGELLDEADERLPPVWRRLPRDAATPLAAVGTTGVPRFSSDGRPLARHAIDRHDERVAALAALPLRAGSLRGGITFGYREPHQWPPAERALLAAVAELVTQAAERARRFETQHGTAQLLQRSMLPEQLPDLPRFRLAARYDPGVDGNSAGGDFYDAFLLPDGGLAVVLGDVAGHDVRAAALMGQVRAALRGLALTDPAPAAVLTGLDRLVHSLGAESRNEELFVTVLYGVLDPSAGRLTLASAGHPAPLIRRPGTPTARAEFAEVPPGVPLGLAGPREPVDVVLHPGDTLLMFSDGVVERRGRDLGAGMSALASAIAATGTSDPRNLCAVASAAVAGTTDDDVAVLAVEHAAAPSRSAGLLVPAEPIAPSRVRHWMADQLAQWRVPESVIGPAVLCASELTTNALLHAGTEARVEIDLSQERLLVSVADSGTRGTVSRARTDTLSSRGRGLGLIEQLSDAWGTDPSVRGSTVWFEIMLPGDS, encoded by the coding sequence ATGGCAGGCAGCACCGGGCGTACCCGCGGCACCCCCACCGGCGTTCCTGCTGCCCGTTCCGCCGTCGCGCCCGGGCCACCGGTGCCGGTGGCCCCGCTGACGAACGGCCCGAAGCTGGCGCAACGACACGACTGGGCGCAGACGCCGCTGGGGCCCACCGACGGCTGGGATCCAGCGGTACGGGCCACCGTCGATCTGCTGCTGGCCTCCCCCGTGCCGATGGCGCTGGTGTACGGCGACGACTTCCTCATGATCTACAACGACGCGTACGCCGACCTGCTCGGCGACAAACACCCGCACGCGTTCGGTCAGCCCGCTGCCGAGGTGTTCGCCGATTCGTGGCACCAGCCGGGGGTCGGTGACGTGGTCGAACGGGTCTACCGCACTGGAGAGCCGTTCCTCGAGTCGGAGACCGTCGCGCCGTTCGTCGCGGACACCGACGGCACCGGTGGTACGACCGCGTACACCCGGGGTTACTCGGCGGTGCGCGACAGCCATGGGACGATCATCGGGATGCTCTCGGTCGCCACCGAGACCGGTGCGATCACCCACCGGTTGCAGAGCCTGAGTGAGCTGACCGCGGCGCTGGCCGGCACCCTGACCCTCGACGACGTGGCCCGGGTCGCCCTGCGTTACGGTCTTGCCTCGTTCGAGATCGACCAGGTGACGCTCGGCATCGACGACGGCGGCGGGTGGCGGGTGGTCCGTCGGGTCCGCGGTGAGCTGCTCGACGAGGCCGACGAACGGTTGCCACCGGTCTGGCGGCGGTTGCCACGCGACGCCGCGACGCCGCTGGCGGCCGTCGGCACCACCGGTGTCCCTCGCTTCAGCAGCGACGGCCGGCCGCTGGCCCGGCACGCCATCGACCGCCACGACGAGCGCGTGGCGGCGCTCGCGGCGCTGCCGTTGCGGGCCGGTTCGCTGCGCGGCGGGATCACCTTCGGCTACCGGGAGCCGCACCAGTGGCCGCCGGCCGAACGGGCGCTGCTGGCGGCGGTCGCCGAACTGGTCACCCAGGCGGCGGAGCGGGCGCGCCGGTTCGAGACCCAGCACGGTACGGCCCAGCTGCTGCAACGCAGCATGTTGCCAGAGCAGTTGCCGGATCTGCCCCGGTTCCGGCTCGCCGCTCGGTACGACCCTGGCGTGGACGGCAATTCTGCCGGTGGTGACTTCTACGACGCGTTCCTGCTGCCCGACGGCGGGCTGGCCGTCGTGCTCGGCGACGTGGCCGGGCACGACGTACGGGCGGCGGCGCTGATGGGCCAGGTCCGGGCGGCGCTGCGTGGGCTGGCGTTGACCGATCCGGCACCGGCCGCCGTGTTGACCGGGCTGGACCGGCTGGTGCACAGCCTGGGCGCGGAGAGCCGCAACGAGGAACTGTTCGTCACCGTGCTGTACGGCGTACTCGATCCGTCGGCCGGGCGGTTGACCCTGGCCAGCGCCGGTCATCCGGCGCCGCTGATCCGCCGTCCCGGCACCCCGACGGCACGGGCCGAGTTCGCCGAGGTGCCGCCCGGCGTACCGCTCGGGCTGGCCGGGCCGCGCGAACCGGTGGACGTGGTGTTGCATCCGGGAGACACCCTGCTGATGTTCAGCGACGGGGTGGTCGAGCGCCGGGGTCGTGACCTCGGTGCCGGCATGTCGGCGCTGGCGTCGGCGATCGCCGCCACCGGCACCAGCGATCCGCGCAACCTGTGCGCGGTGGCGAGCGCGGCGGTGGCCGGGACCACCGACGACGACGTGGCGGTGCTGGCGGTGGAGCACGCGGCGGCGCCGAGCAGGTCGGCGGGTCTGCTGGTGCCCGCCGAGCCGATCGCGCCGAGCCGGGTCCGGCACTGGATGGCCGACCAGTTGGCGCAGTGGCGCGTACCGGAGTCGGTCATCGGCCCGGCGGTGCTGTGCGCCAGCGAGTTGACCACGAACGCGCTGCTGCACGCCGGGACCGAGGCTCGGGTGGAGATCGACCTGAGCCAGGAACGGCTGCTGGTGTCGGTCGCGGACAGTGGCACCCGGGGCACGGTCAGCCGGGCCCGGACGGACACGCTGAGCAGTCGCGGCCGGGGGCTCGGGCTCATCGAGCAGTTGAGCGACGCCTGGGGCACCGACCCGTCGGTTCGTGGCTCGACGGTGTGGTTCGAGATCATGCTTCCCGGCGACTCGTAA
- a CDS encoding ChaB family protein, with protein MPAREELPSTLRRSSRKAQDTWSKTHDAAVETYGEGERSHRTAFASLKHSFEKVGDHWEPKEKKGPSDEQAARGYQDQPAAGAGGVDARASKEHLMEVARRLDVKGRSSMTKDQLVTAIGKANRRETARARK; from the coding sequence ATGCCAGCTCGTGAGGAACTTCCCAGCACGCTGCGCCGTTCGTCGCGCAAGGCGCAGGACACCTGGTCCAAGACACACGACGCGGCGGTCGAGACCTACGGCGAAGGGGAGCGGTCGCACCGTACCGCCTTCGCGTCGCTCAAGCACTCCTTCGAGAAGGTGGGCGACCACTGGGAGCCCAAGGAGAAGAAGGGCCCCAGCGACGAGCAGGCCGCCCGGGGCTACCAGGACCAGCCAGCGGCGGGTGCCGGTGGAGTCGACGCCCGGGCGTCCAAGGAGCACCTGATGGAGGTGGCCCGCCGGCTCGACGTCAAGGGTCGCTCGTCGATGACCAAGGACCAGCTGGTCACCGCGATCGGCAAGGCGAACCGCCGCGAGACGGCCCGGGCCCGCAAGTAG
- a CDS encoding glycoside hydrolase family 6 protein, with the protein MRRRSALTAVGAAAVLAFSVATAVGVGLLQPTAAQAADSAFYVDPDTSAARWVAANPGDYRANVIRDRIASVPQGRWFTQYNPNEVRNQVSSFVGAAAAAGKIPIMVVYNIPNRDCSNHSSGGAPNHTAYRQWVDQVAAGLGNRPAYIVLEPDVLALMGTCMSAGEQAEVRASMAYAGKALKAGSSQARVYFDAGHSAWHSPSAMASMLVGADVANSAHGISSNVSNYRSTSEAVNYVKAVINATGANHLTAVIDTSRNGNGPLGSEWCDPAGRAIGTASTTNTGDSKIDAFLWVKLPGEADGCIAAAGQFVPQRAYDLAIAAGPTTAPPPTTAPPTTAPPTTAPPTTAPPTTAPPPPGGCAVSYTTNQWGGGFTREIRITNQGASLSNWTLAFTAGSNVSLSNGWNGTWSQSGGQITVRNAAWNGSLASGSTVSIGFQGTYSGSTLPPLSSFTLNGAACSG; encoded by the coding sequence ATGCGCAGGAGATCTGCGCTCACCGCGGTTGGCGCCGCCGCCGTCCTGGCGTTCTCGGTCGCCACCGCGGTCGGTGTCGGGCTGCTGCAGCCCACGGCCGCCCAGGCCGCCGATTCCGCCTTCTACGTCGACCCGGACACCTCGGCCGCCCGCTGGGTGGCGGCGAACCCCGGTGACTACCGGGCGAACGTGATCCGCGACCGGATCGCCTCGGTGCCTCAGGGCCGCTGGTTCACCCAGTACAACCCCAACGAGGTCCGCAACCAGGTCAGCTCCTTCGTCGGTGCCGCTGCGGCGGCCGGCAAGATCCCGATCATGGTGGTCTACAACATCCCCAACCGCGACTGCAGCAACCACAGCAGCGGCGGTGCGCCCAACCACACCGCGTACCGGCAGTGGGTCGACCAGGTCGCCGCCGGCCTGGGCAACCGCCCGGCGTACATCGTGCTGGAGCCTGACGTGCTCGCCCTGATGGGCACCTGCATGAGCGCCGGCGAGCAGGCCGAGGTCCGGGCGTCGATGGCGTACGCCGGCAAGGCGCTCAAGGCCGGTTCGTCGCAGGCGAGGGTCTACTTCGACGCCGGGCACTCGGCGTGGCACTCGCCCTCGGCGATGGCCAGCATGCTGGTCGGCGCCGACGTGGCGAACAGCGCCCACGGCATCTCCAGCAACGTGTCGAACTACCGCAGCACCAGCGAAGCGGTCAACTACGTCAAAGCGGTCATCAACGCCACCGGCGCCAACCACCTGACCGCGGTGATCGACACCAGCCGCAACGGCAACGGGCCGCTCGGCTCCGAGTGGTGTGACCCGGCCGGTCGTGCGATCGGTACCGCCAGCACCACCAACACCGGCGACAGCAAGATCGACGCCTTCCTCTGGGTGAAGCTGCCGGGTGAGGCCGACGGCTGCATCGCCGCCGCCGGGCAGTTCGTGCCGCAGCGGGCGTACGACCTGGCGATCGCCGCCGGCCCGACCACCGCGCCGCCGCCGACCACCGCGCCACCCACGACCGCGCCGCCGACCACCGCGCCGCCCACGACGGCACCACCGACGACCGCGCCGCCGCCACCCGGTGGGTGCGCGGTCAGCTACACCACCAACCAGTGGGGTGGCGGCTTCACCCGGGAGATCCGGATCACCAACCAGGGTGCCTCGCTCAGCAACTGGACGCTGGCCTTCACGGCCGGTTCCAACGTCAGCCTGAGCAACGGCTGGAACGGCACCTGGAGCCAGTCCGGTGGCCAGATCACCGTCCGCAACGCCGCCTGGAACGGCTCGCTGGCGTCCGGATCCACCGTCAGCATCGGCTTCCAGGGCACCTACAGCGGCAGCACCCTGCCGCCGCTGTCCAGCTTCACCCTCAACGGCGCCGCCTGTAGCGGGTAG
- a CDS encoding SRPBCC family protein, translating into MGAVTEYVDVAVPVRTVYNQWTQFEEFPHFMEGVDQVTQISDTMTHWTTEIAGVTREFDAKITEQIPDERVAWTATGGVKQAGVITFHRLDDHHTRVTAQMEFDPEGLAEQAGDKLGVVDRRVKGDLKRFKEFIENRQGVETGAWRGEVPRPQP; encoded by the coding sequence ATGGGTGCAGTGACGGAGTACGTCGATGTCGCGGTGCCGGTGCGCACCGTCTACAACCAGTGGACCCAGTTCGAGGAGTTCCCGCACTTCATGGAGGGTGTCGATCAGGTCACCCAGATATCGGACACGATGACCCACTGGACGACCGAGATCGCCGGGGTGACCCGTGAGTTCGATGCCAAGATCACCGAGCAGATCCCCGACGAACGGGTCGCCTGGACCGCCACCGGCGGCGTCAAGCAGGCAGGTGTGATCACCTTCCACCGGCTGGACGACCATCACACCCGGGTGACCGCGCAGATGGAGTTCGACCCGGAAGGGTTGGCCGAGCAGGCCGGCGACAAGCTCGGCGTCGTCGACCGGCGGGTCAAGGGCGACCTGAAGCGCTTCAAGGAGTTCATCGAGAACCGCCAGGGCGTCGAGACCGGAGCCTGGCGCGGCGAGGTGCCCCGGCCCCAGCCGTGA
- a CDS encoding VOC family protein has product MRIRGYPAGTPCWSELRTSDPAGSIEFYRELFGWKPADHHASATVDFHLRDLAAAGLVTAPAAAPSAWVTYLATDDLSATVDAATRAGATTLVPVTRYAQRGVGALVADPQGAVFGLWQRDPFPGAQVSGEPGAACWNELATRDIGGAGTFYGNVFGWTARASSYSDSASYQEWWLGTTREVAGLIDMTESYPPQVPAHWRTTFEVDDCAATVERCTAVGGQVTFGPYDAGPGTYAQLTDPAGAAFGIIALLPQFRTPLD; this is encoded by the coding sequence GTGCGAATCAGAGGTTACCCTGCGGGCACCCCATGCTGGTCCGAGCTACGCACCAGCGACCCCGCGGGTTCGATCGAGTTCTACCGCGAGCTGTTCGGCTGGAAGCCCGCCGACCACCACGCCTCGGCGACCGTCGACTTCCACCTACGGGACCTGGCTGCGGCCGGCCTGGTCACGGCACCCGCCGCAGCGCCGTCCGCCTGGGTGACGTACCTCGCCACCGACGACCTCAGCGCCACGGTCGATGCCGCGACGCGGGCCGGGGCGACCACGCTCGTCCCGGTGACCCGGTACGCCCAACGGGGCGTCGGCGCGCTGGTGGCCGATCCGCAGGGCGCGGTGTTCGGGCTGTGGCAGCGCGACCCGTTCCCCGGTGCCCAGGTCAGCGGCGAGCCCGGCGCGGCCTGCTGGAACGAGCTCGCCACCCGTGACATCGGCGGGGCCGGCACCTTCTACGGCAACGTCTTCGGCTGGACGGCCCGCGCGAGCAGCTACAGCGACTCCGCCAGTTACCAGGAGTGGTGGTTGGGCACGACCCGGGAAGTGGCCGGCCTGATCGACATGACCGAGTCGTACCCACCCCAGGTGCCGGCCCACTGGCGGACCACGTTCGAGGTCGACGACTGCGCCGCGACCGTCGAGCGGTGCACGGCCGTCGGCGGCCAGGTCACCTTCGGCCCGTACGACGCCGGGCCGGGCACGTACGCGCAGTTGACCGATCCGGCGGGTGCCGCGTTCGGGATCATCGCCCTGCTCCCGCAGTTCCGTACGCCGTTGGACTGA
- a CDS encoding general stress protein, whose translation MTRSTIRTDTSAPGTFGDTANFPAGVPAGPVAYPTTPGAAPQAGDQARTTVTIANYPDYAAAQRTVDQLSDNKFPVERTAIVGTNLRLVEDVTGRLTIGRAAAAGAGTGAWFGLFIGLLIGIFAVVNWLGIIVTALVIGAVWGAIFGAVAHAMTGGRRDFSSRSLLQASQYGVTVDAEFAEQARQALADRVEAGRAGR comes from the coding sequence ATGACCAGATCCACGATCCGTACGGACACCTCAGCTCCCGGCACCTTCGGGGACACGGCCAACTTCCCGGCGGGCGTGCCAGCCGGGCCCGTGGCCTACCCCACCACGCCGGGTGCCGCGCCGCAGGCCGGTGACCAGGCCCGAACCACGGTCACCATCGCCAACTATCCGGACTACGCCGCCGCCCAGCGGACCGTCGACCAGCTGTCGGACAACAAGTTCCCGGTCGAGCGGACCGCGATCGTCGGCACCAACCTACGGCTGGTCGAGGACGTCACCGGCCGACTGACGATCGGCCGGGCAGCGGCGGCCGGCGCGGGCACCGGTGCCTGGTTCGGTCTGTTCATCGGTCTGCTCATCGGCATCTTCGCCGTGGTCAACTGGCTCGGCATCATCGTGACCGCCCTGGTCATCGGTGCCGTCTGGGGAGCCATTTTCGGAGCCGTGGCGCACGCGATGACCGGTGGCCGACGAGACTTCTCCTCGCGCAGTCTGCTGCAGGCCAGCCAGTACGGCGTGACGGTGGACGCCGAGTTCGCCGAGCAGGCGCGTCAGGCGCTGGCAGACCGGGTCGAGGCGGGCCGCGCCGGGCGGTAG
- a CDS encoding DUF2795 domain-containing protein encodes MERGNSKHSPRVDDSMAHDIRGTTQGTAGGRAQEWHEAEPPGEDQPEPTTVPAGDNRSGTPQGMSSEDVEQRSRLGRYINLSALPGDRTALRRSAEGNEAPADVLEEIDQLPAGRTFQTVSEVWAALGHANESTRW; translated from the coding sequence ATGGAACGCGGCAACAGCAAGCACAGCCCCCGGGTGGACGACAGCATGGCGCACGACATCCGGGGGACCACACAGGGCACCGCTGGCGGCCGGGCGCAGGAGTGGCACGAGGCGGAGCCACCGGGTGAGGACCAGCCGGAGCCGACCACCGTGCCGGCGGGCGACAACCGGTCCGGCACCCCGCAGGGCATGTCCAGCGAGGACGTGGAGCAGCGCAGCCGACTCGGCCGCTACATCAACCTTTCCGCGCTGCCCGGCGACCGGACCGCCCTGCGGCGCAGCGCCGAGGGGAACGAGGCGCCCGCTGACGTACTCGAAGAGATCGACCAGCTGCCGGCGGGCCGCACGTTCCAGACGGTGTCCGAGGTGTGGGCCGCGCTCGGCCACGCCAACGAATCGACCCGCTGGTGA